ATGTGATGGATGGCTTCTTAAAGGCTCTCGCTATCTGGCGTGAACAGATGTTCTCCGCCGTTTTTTCTAATTAATTTAGTCGGGCGACTTAAGCGTTTTCAGTTATAAAAAAATCAAGACCTGCATTTATTTTCAACATTAGCAATGACGCAACATTTATCTAAGGCGGACGAGGCGGAATATCGTCTTTCCATCGAGTTTGCCACAAAGGCTATCGAGCTGGCGCCGACCTGCGAGCCGGCTTTTTTCAGCCGAGCCAGCGCCCATTTTATGCTCGGCGATTACAGCGCGGCCATCGCCGATTATTCACAAACCATTCAGCTAAACGAAGCGCACATCGATGCGTATTTGGCGCGAGGCGGCGCAAAGCTCGCTTTGGGAAACTATCAAGGCGCTTTGGCGGATTTTAGCGAAGTGGTTTCGCGCGACGCAAAAAATCCTGAAGGCTATAATTGTCGTGGCACAACGAACTACTTGCTGGGCAATTACAGCGAAGCATTGGACGATTTGGTTCAAGGTATTCGGCTCGATCCGCAAACCGGCCTCACCGAGCTGGCGTATAGCTCGCGCAGCATGATTGAATATGATCATGGAAATTACGCGGCGGCCATCGCCGATTTGGGCGAGGTCATTAAGTTAGATCCGCAAAATCCCGATGCGTATTATTCGCGCGGTTCGGCGAATTATTTGGCCAAAAACTATGATGTGGCCGTTAAAGATTTTTCTAAAGCCATTCAGCTCAATTTGCCAAACGAGAAAGCCTATCTGGCGCATCTTTTTTCCGGCACGGCGCAAATCGGGCGCGGATATTATCAATCGGCGGTCGAACATTTCAGCCAAGCGATTGAATTGCAAAATGATTGCGCAACGGCCTACACAAATCGCGGCATCGCGCAAATCGAACTCGGCAACTACGACGACGGCCTTCAAGATGTCATCGCGGCGCTCCGTTTAGACCCGCAAAACGCCGATGCGTATTTTTATGCGGGCAAAGCGTATAGTTTGCTCAAGCAAGAAAAAAAGGCGGTTGAGCAAATCAAGCAGGCCGCGCGGTTGGAGCACAAACAAGCGCAGGCATTACTTCAAAAACGACGCATTGCTTGGTGAGCGATTGCAGGCGGCGTTAATGAAAATTTAAAATGTGGAGAGGCTCGCGGTTTATTAACTTTGACTTGCCCATCGGGCATTTCCTCTTTAACCGCTAAATCATTGCTGCCATGAACATACAAAGTGTTTCAGCCGCCTTCACCACTGAGAAGGTTCAGGAGACAAAGGCGTTTTATATAAAACATCTCGGCGCAAAGCTCACCTTTGATTGCGGATGGTACATCAATTTGGAATTCGGGGAGAAAAGTCGGTCGCTGCAGTTCATGTCGCCGAAAGCCGAACCGCAAAAGCCATCGGTTAGCGACGGGCTGATGTATAGTTTTGCCGTGCCAAATGTGGATGAGGTTTATGAAAACATGACCGGCGCGGGGCTAATCCCGACGATGCCGCTTGAAGACCATCCTTGGGGCGACAGAGGGTTCGCCGTTCAAGACCCGAATGGCATCATGCTTTACTTTTACACCGAAGCCGAGCCGAGCGACGAGTTCAAAGCGTTTTTCATCGAATGAGTTTGTAAAAAAAGAAGAGCGCCTTTTTCCTGAAAAAGACGCTCTTTTTTGATTTCGCAAAAACTTATTTGATTTCAAACGCAACTTCCACCGTTTGAATCGCCTCGCTGCTCGATAAGCTACCGAACAGCATCCGACGCATTTTGGTAAGCAAGCACAGTTCGAACCGCTTCTCCTTCACATCGGATTTTTTGATGACGGCTTTCACGACCGCGCCGTTCGGGTTTAGCACCAGCGTGACCGTCAGCTTGCCGCGCTTGCCGCCAGATTGTGCAAGGCAGCTTTGCAGCATGTTTAAATTCTTTTCAAGCACTTTTTTGATGTCTGCTTCCGTGCGCTCCGTCGTGTTCAAGGAGATTTTTCCAATCGCCAATGTAAGTTCTGGCGCCGGGCTTGCGGCTTCCGACTCATCGGCGCTTATTTTCGGTGCAATGCTTAGCGACTTCATTTGTCGCGCACCCGCGCCGCCCATTCCCACGCCTCTTCCAATTCCTCCGCTGCCCATCAGGTTTCCGAACCCGCCGCCGCCGACCGCATAATCCGACACGCCGTCGGGCAAGGGCAGAGGTTGCGTGACGCTCTCGCTTTCGCCCGTCTTGTTGCGAACCTCGCTATCGATGGCGACGAACGAGGTGTATTTGGTCAGCAAATTATAAGTCAGGCCGAGTTCTGTAATTTCCTTCGTGCGCTCATCGGATTCGGAAAGGGCGTTGTAGTCGCCGAGCGTGGCAATTCGGTCACGCGCCCAAAGGTAGCGCAAGGCCGCATTTTTCTCCGACGGCTTGAATTTCTTCACATTCAGCGAATGCTCGTACTTTTCCCCGTCGCCGGTAAAACCGCTTAAAGTGATTTTTCCTTCGGCCTTGCCGCGCCATTTGCCGAACAAAATCACCGGTCGCTCGGCCATCACATCCGGCAAGCTCACCGGTTCGACATCGTAGGTTTCGAAATCGTCAAATTTGTATTGAAGCTGCGTTAAAACCGGAAACTCGATGTACTCCAAAAATTTATCCACTTTTTGCTCAAGCTTGATGTCGCTGCTATCCTCCTTCGGCTTTTGATTTTCGTCGGTCATTCTTAGGCTAAATCCGCCGTGTCCCGGCAATTCAAGCACCGTCGGTTCGCCCGAACCGGCACGTGCCATGCCTTCAATCAAAAAGCGATTGACGCCGTTGCCGATGCCGACGGCAAACAAATTGGCCTTGTTCAAATTTTTGCGAATCGTTTCAAAAGTTTCAACTTCAAAACTGACATAGCCGTCGGTGATGACGACAAAGGTGCGCGAACCGGCCTCCTTTTTCGGCAACCCGAGCGCACGGTTCAGCGCCCGCAAAAGCTCGGTGCCGCCGCCGCCGTGTTCGTTCTCAAGCGCGTAAAATGCTTTCTCGATATTTTTATCGGTTGCGGGAAGCGACTTTTCGGAAAGCAATTTCGAGCCGCCGGAAAAAAGCAGCAGGTTGAAAGTCTCCGTCGGGCGAAGGCGTCCGAGCAATTTTTTCATCAATTCTTTTGAAATCGCAATCGGCTGACCGAACATCGAGCCGGAGACATCGACGATATAAATATATTCGCGGTTGGGAATCATCTTTTCGGTAACGCGCTTCGGCGGCTGAACCGTCGCTAAAAAGAAATTTTCCTTTTCGCCCTCAAAAAGCAACAGCCCCGACTGAATTTGATTTCCGGCCAAGCGGTAGCGCAAAATATAGTCGCGGTTGCCGCCGAACTTTTCGGATTTATCGAGCGAGACTTCGGCAAGTGATTTTTTCTCGAGGCGAACGGCGGTTTTGTGCGAAACGCAAGCGATGTCGTCAATCGGCACGCCGGTCGAGACCTCCACCGCAATATCAAATTCCGAAGTCGGCGCTTCGCCTTCCTTCAGATAGGGCGTTTTCACCCACTTGTCGCGCTCGCCCGCGTCCGACGCCTTCCGGTTGGAATAGCGCGGCCCGACGACGCTCGGATAAACGAATTCATAGACGGCGTCCGTCGGCACGAGCAGTTCGGTGTATTTGAGTTCGACGCGAATCGTATCGCCGGGCAAAATATTTGCCACGTTCATTTGAAACACATTCGGGCGCTGTTCCTCAAGCAGCGACGCAGTTTTGCCTTCGGATTTGGCCTTTTCATATTCTTCGCGGGCTTTTTGGCGCTCTTTAATTTTTGCGACAATCGTGCGCTCGCCAATGGTCATTTTCATGCCATAAACCGCCGCGCGAGTTGACGCTGGAAAAGTATAAATCGCTTCAATCGGCTTTTTGCCGGAATTTTTATACACCTGCGTAACCGCGACATCGGCAATGACGCCGGCGATTTTCACATCCGCCGAAGTCGAGAGCAGCGGAAGTTGCTCAGCTTCCGGATCGTCGCTTTTGATGAAAAAATAAGGTGAAAGCGTGCGCTCGTTTTCATCAACCAAAGCGGGCTTTATGTCGTAAAGGTCGGATTTGCCGGAGCGCAAAGCGTTTTGCTCCTGCAAGCCCTCCGGCGTTTCGGCCTCATTTTGAGCCGTGCAGCTTGATTGGCTAAGCAAAAAAAGAAGGGCAAGCAAAAAGGGTAATTTGAAAGACAGGCGTTTCATAATCTTGTTCGGTTTGAATTAAAAAGACCCGAGTAACAAGAAACCGGATAGGACGGGTTTTATATGGCAAAAATCCAATCTATTTTGGACATGATTTGTGCCGGGCCAAACTTGTGTCGCACTGAGCGGCTAATGTTCCCGACGCGGACAGATAAACGGCCATGATGACAATTCCTTATGCCATGTAAATTGATGCCGTCAAAGCAGGGTAGACACTTAGGTCTGCCCCCACACCCTTTGCCGGCTGATGTGTAGGGGCGAACCTATGTGTTCGCCCTCTTTGTGCATCTCAGCCCGCCTACAAAAATGTTGCTATCGGTAGCGGAGACGAAGTGCGGCTTCTTGAAAGACTGACATTCATCTCCGCTACTGATGCGAAAAAGTACAATGTCATTCTGAAGCTTCTTAGCCGAAGAATCCAACGTAGCTGGGACGCATGGATGCTTCGCTAAGAAGCTCAGCATGACAAGTTGCCGGTTGTCATTTTAGCCGTTTACCTTTTTCCGAAACGGAGAAAGATAAACGGCTCAGGCAGACATCATTTCACTCATGTCCAAAATGCGATAACATGCAGATATTTTTCAAAGGACATTCACAATGATAGGAAATCTACAAAGAGAGGCTCAATAACAAAAACCGTTTGATGTGAGAGAATCCAGGTTTAAAAAAGAGCATGTGAGCCGAGGATTGGTGGTGTTTAAGGAACAATTCCAAAGAAAAGGCGGTTTTCAAACAGCTTTCTTAAAATAGGGGTTGCGTAAGGAAGGCCGATTCGTTTAAATTTGTGGCTCAAAAAATAGCGGATTCTAAAAATTAAGAATCAAGTTAGGCAGTTGGGAGTATATTCTCGAAAATCTAAAAAACAAGCAACCCATGAAAATCATCAATATGTGGCAGAAAATAGTTGGCTTGTTAAGCGTATTTATCGTATTCTTAGCCTTTTCCGGTACGCTGCTCGCGCAAGAATCGCCGGTGTTAGAAGCGGCTAAAGATCCCTGCAACGATTCACTTTACTTGCGGCTGAAAGATGCGCCGCCCGTCAGCTTAACAGAGTCGGAGCGAGCCTATGTAAAACAAAAGCGTAAGGAATGCGAAGAGTACAGATACGGCAAAATTGAAAAGCCCAACGCGTTGCCGGAAAAAGAAGAAGCGCAAGAACTTGAAGAATCGCTTTCAGAACTGAAGGCGGACGAAGAAAAGCCGGGTGTGGAGCAAGAATCCTTTTTATCCGCGAGAAACATCGGCATTTTTTCGGTGGTCATTGGCGCGGTGACTGGTTTAATTATTGCAATTGGGAATGTAACAGAAGCACCATTTTAAAATTTCTACCAATGAGTTATAAGTTTGCAGAAAAAGATTATGCCCGAATCGCGGCGGCACTCGGCATGAAAGAGCCGGTTCAGTTGGCAAATCCCGTTCGTTTTGAAATTGAAGATGCCTCCTCACAACGCAGAATCACATTGGAAATTCATGCCGAGCTCGAAATTGGCGAGCGCATTGGAAATTTAATCTCGGTTTATACGCCGCTTGGGTTGGTGCAACTTCACTTCTGCACGGATTATGTGGTGAGTGAGGAACTCGGTGAAGTGATTTTATTTGCCGAAGATCGCGGAAAAATCTCCGGCCTCATTCTCAGCAAAGACGCCGGTTTGACCTACTACTGCAATGTCGATAAATCACTCTTGTCCAAAGATCCATTCAAATTAAGCGGAGAAGTTTTGGGCTGCGCCATTCAGCTTTCTTTAACCGAGCATAAGCTGGTCGAGATTAAATAAGCATGGTGTTTATTTTGCCCTGATGAACAAATCGGGTCGGCTCTGCGCAAACGTGATGCGTTTCAAAAATGGGCAGAGCCGAAAAGCGTTTGGTGCTTATTTGGCAACGCTTTATTGAACTTTCAAGCCTCAACCTGAATGTCCATTATCATTTCAAAAACGGTTAAACAAGAACTCCCCGAAGAGAAAATCCGTAAGGCTATCGAACTTGTCTTGCAAGGTGAAAAGTGTGAGGCAGAGGAAATTTCTGCCGTTTATTGTGGCGATAGGCTGATTAGGAAGATCAACATCGAGCATTTGGCGCATGATTATCCAACCGACACCATTTCGTTTCGACTGAATTCGGGCAACGCTATCGAGGGTGAGTTCTACATTTCCTGCGATACCGTCCGGCGCAACGCGCAAGAATACGAGAGTTCCTTTGAAAATGAATTGCTTCGTGTGACTATTCACTCGGTGTTGCACTTAATTGGCTTCGAAGATCAAAGCGCGGCGCAAAAAGCTGAAATGACCCAGAAAGAAAACCGCTACTTAGCCGCTCTATTTCACCACGATGAAAAATAAACGCCAATTCAGATTTTTACCATAAAAGGCTGTTTTGTGTTGATAATTTTGTTTACTTCACTACGGTAGGTTCTGTGTAACTTTGCCTGCCAGTTTTTCATCTCCTAAAAAACATCATAACGCGTTTGAATATGTGTGCAAAACAACACAAGCACGCCGTTAAGTGGTTATTTTTCATCAGCTTAATTTTTTGTGCGATTCTTTTTTCTGCATGTGAAAAAGATGTTCAGCCGGATATTAAAAAGTCGGAGCGATTGTATAGAGAAGGGCTGTTGTTTCAAGAAAGTTATGAATATCAGCGAGCGCTTCAAGCTTTTCAAGACGCGGCAGCATTGGATTCGGCGTTGGGCAGAACGCGTGCGTGGCGCTTGAACATGGTTGAACTTGCTAAAATTCAGCAGTGTATTGGGTGGTTGCCTGAAGCGCTCGCCTCGATCGAAAAAGCTTCTGAACTGGCCGCCAGCGATAGCGCTTTACTTCAAGATGATTTCCGGCGCAAAGAAGCGGCGCTTCATGCCAAGCTTGGGCATCATCACGCAGCTATCGATGCGCTCAAGAAAATTGAATCGCAAACCACAAGCGATAGGCTTCATCTCGCGGAGGCATATCTTCAACTTCGAGACGCCGGCCTGGCCTATCGATATTTCCAGTTGGCGGCAACTTCAAAAGAGCCAATGGCGCAGTTGCGCGCGTATGCTGGGCTTTCGCAAATTTTTGTTGGCTCGCCGGCAACTGCGCGCGATCAGGATAGCGCGGCGGTGTATGTGAAAAAAATATTGGACTTGACGGCTCAAATTCGTGATTCAAAATTGCCAGACGAGCAAAAATTCGAGATGCTACATCAAGCCGCGCTGCAACTTTCCACGTTTGACGAAGAACGGCGAAATGCCAGCTTTTTGATGTATCAGGCGCTGGCGTTAATTCAAAAAACAGGCTCGGAAATGCTGACGCGAACGGTGGCATTTGAGGCCAATTCGCTGGTGACTCGCCGCGCGTCGACGCTTGAGATTGCGCTGAATTTCTTCAAGAAAACAAACTATCTGATCGGAATGGCGCATGCCTATGTGCTGCTTGGCCTTGAGGATGTCTACAGCCCGCAACAGCAAATTGATTATTTGAAAAACGGGTTGGATGCTTATGAAAGTCTATTTGCGCCAAAAATTCCGATTGCCGTTGCAAACGATATGGATGCCGGATTTTATCGGCTGATTAATTTGCTACTGCGTCAAGGGCGTCATCTTGAGGCGTATGAAGTGTCGGAGCGCGTCAAGATGCTACATCAGCGCAGCTTGCTTGGGGAAAATTCGTTTCAATTTGCCGGTGATTCACTCAAGCCTGTGCTGCATCATTTGGAGCAGCTTTATGCAGAAATCGCCGCGCTTCAGGTGTTAAGCGATAGTTCGGCGTTTCTCTCTGATTTAGATAAAAATGTTCGCCAAAATTTTCTATCGCGGCGTTTGGCCGAAAAGCAAGGCGAGTTTTTTGGTTTGCTGGCCGACTTGCGCAAAGAACATCCGAATTATGCCGAGATTTTCCTCCCAACACCTTTAACCTTGCCTTCCTTGCAGTCGCTTTTGCCGGAGAAAACCGCGCTTGTCGATGTGTTTTTTTCTGAGGAAAAAGCGACAGTGATTTTTATCACCAGCGATAAAGTCAAGGTGATGCAAAATGCTCTAAATCGCGAGGACCTTCAAGGTGCGCTCAGCGAACTGCGATGGGAGTTTTTGGAAAATGCCGCGCATGTGACCGATGGGCTTTGGCAAAACGAATCTCGGCGCAAGCTTTCGGATGCGTTTGTGGCTGCCATTGAGCCAGAACTTCAGGACATTCAGCAGCTGTTTATTTGCTCGCAACTTCCTATTCCATTTCATCTATTGGGGCGTTCGGCGTATTTGCAGGAGCAAGTCGCGCTTTCCTACCTGACTTCCGCCAAGCAGCTGGAACTGGCGCGATATGTGCAGAATCAAAAAATCGTGGAGTTTATGAATGTGAGCGACATGCAGCGCGTGCCGTTGCCTTTTTATAGCAAGCAGCGCGAAAGTGTGGTATTGTGGGGCGCTGTGCCCGAGCAAGGGTTAGCAGAACAAAAAGTTATTTTAGAGCTGGCTCTTCAAAATAGCGCATCTATTGCTGTTGTGCTCAAGCAGTTGGCTGAAGATAAAATCATGCGGAACGATTTTTCGTGGGTGATTTTCAGCGCATATGGATACTAATTCACATTTTTGAAAACGCTCATATGCCAAAGCGTTCTTTTAAAAAGTAGTCCTAAATGCGATTTCCAAAAGTGCGTTTAGGACTACATGATGATAGTTGATTATGCGCCCACTTTGCCGTAGCTGCCAAGCACTTTTACCATCGGAGAAAATTCCCGCAAATGATCAAGCGCGTTTTGGACATGCGTTTCCGACTCGTCGCCAACGAAATCCACATAAAACAAATACTCAAATGCAGCCTCGCGCGACGGGCGCGATTCTATTTTTGTTAAATCAATATTTCGCAAGGCCAAAGTGGCCAGTGCTTTGAAAAGTGAACCTGGCACGTTTGGCAGCAAAAACACGATAGACGTTTTTCGTGAGCCGTTTTCAGAAACTTTCGGATGCCTGGTTTCCTCATTTTCAAGTGCAGTGATGCAAACAAATCGCGTGATGTTCCAAGCTTTATCGGCAAGGTTTCGCTTGAAAATTTTCAAGCCATAGAGTTCCGCCGCGCGTTCTGAGGCAATCGCGAGTTTTTCGGCAGCTTTTTCTTTCGCGATAAGTTTTGCGCTACCGGCGGTGTCGTAGGTGGCTTCGGCTTTCAGATGGGGATTTTCTTCAAAAAATCCACGACATTGCGCCAGCGCTTGCGGATGCGAAAGCACTTCGCAGGCCGTTTCAATAGAGGCTTCTGGCAACCCCATCAAGCAATGTAAAACCGGCACATACGTTTCCGCGACAATCTTGACGGGATATTTTAGCAGCAAATCATAGTTTTGGTGGATGCTTCCGCCGAGCGTATTTTCAACGGGAAGTGCGCCGTAGGTTAGCTCCTCGCGTTCAACGGCCTTAAAAATAGATTCGAAATCTTCAAACGGTTTTTCTTCCTGGCCAAAGCGCAAAGCAGCAATTTCACTATATGCGCCAGGCTCACCTTGATAGCCAACGAGAGATTTTTTCATTTCGAAATATGTGTTAACTTAGATTTTCAGCTTAAAACGAGCGGCCAAGCGAGCTTTGAATTCCCCCTCAAAAACCAAGCAATGTTGGGCATCGTCGTTTATAAAAAATCCAGTAATTATCGGTAAATGCCAATTCTTTTTTCAGGAAAATGGACTGGCATCATTACGGTTTATACAAAAACATTCGGTTAATCATCAAAAAAATAAAGGTATTTTTATGTCAGGACATAGCAAATGGGCGACAATTAAACGGAAAAAAGCGGCGACCGACCAAAAAAGAGGAAAGTTATTCACAAAACTTGTTAAAGAAATCACGATTTCGGCACGCATGGGCGGCGGCGACCCGGACGGCAATCCGCGCCTCCGGCTCGCTATTGAAAACGCGCGAGCCAACTCCATGCCGGCTGAAAATATCAAGCGCGCTGTTCAGCGTGGCACCGGCGAAATTGACGGTGCAAACTACGAAGAAATTTCTTACGAAGGCTATGGCCCGGGCGGCATTGCGGTCATTATAGAAGCGGCGACGGACAACCGCAATCGGACGGTCGCCGAAGTGCGTCATATCATGTCGAGAAGCGGCGGCTCGCTGGGTGAATCGGGTAGTGTGAGCTGGATGTTTCAGCGAAAAGGGAGCATTAGCATTGCAAAATCCTTAGCCTCCGAAGAGCAACTGATGGAACTTTTGCTTGAAGCTGGCCTCGAAGATTTGAAAACGGACGACGAGGATTATTTTTCCGTCCTCACCGATGTGAAGGATTTGGAATCTGCTAAAAAGGCACTTGAAGCGGCTAAAATTGCGTATGAGGACGCTAAAATCGACATGATTCCTGATAATACTATCGAGTTGGATGGTGAAGACGCTGAGAAAGCTTTGAAAATGGTTGATGCGCTTGAAGATAATGACGACGTGCAAATGGTTTATACCAATATGGAAATTTCCGAGTCGGCGCTCGAAAAGCTCAATCAGTAAAATCGCAATCGGAGTGAAGGTGAGCGAAAATGATTACACTCGGTGTTGACCCTGGCAGTATTGTAACTGGATATGGGGTAATTGGAAAGAGCGAGGCGGGATTTCGTGTTTTCGATTATAGCGCAATTCGTCCTGGGGGAAAATGTGATTTCCCCCAGCGAATTAAGTATATTTACGACACGCTTGAAAAGGTCATTTGCGCGTATAAGCCAACCCAGCTTTCACTGGAAACGGCATTTTATGGAAAAAACGCGCAATCTGCGTTAAAGTTGGGGCAAGTTCGAGGGGCAATAATTATTCTTGCAATGAATTATAATTTAAAATTTGTAGAGTATTCGCCGCGAGAAGTAAAAAAATCGGTTGCTGGAACCGGCAATGCCTCAAAGGAGCAAGTCGCCTACATGGTCAAAAAAATGCTTTCCATAGACGATGAAAAAATGGCGTTGGATACGTCCGATGCGTTGGCCATTGCATTGTGTGGCCATTTTAAGTCAGCGTCAATGGCGGCGAGTGAATTCAAAAAGCAATCCAGAAAGGCAACAAGCTGGGGTGAGTACATTTTGCAAAACCCGCAAGTGGTTGTAAAGTAGCATAGAGCCGCAGGTTTTTTTTGAGCTTTTTAAAGATAGAAAGATTTCTATCTCTCTGAAACTGTGAGATTGGCATACATGAAAATCAAAAAGGGCATTATTGAATCAATTTATTCTAACCAATTAAGTTCCCCCGAGAAATGATAGGTTTGAAGTGGTATCATGGCGTCATATTTTACGTAGTGGTAACAATTTTATCGGGCAGTTGGCTGTCTACTTCGGAGTATTTAGATAGTCAAGGGCGACCGCCGTTTATGCCTCCTGATTATGTGTTTCCCCCAGTGTGGATTGTAAACAATATCTTAATGATATGGGCAGGGCTGCGCATTGCTAATAAGCCTGAAGATTTTTCAGCAAAGAAGCAATTGCTGTGGCTTCAAGCTGTTGTGTGGCTTGGGTTTGTCTCATTTTCATGGTGCTATTTTGCTTTGCATAGTCCAATTTTGGCAGCAGGTGTCGCTCTAATCATGTGGGGCGCGAACTTTGCAACTGTTCTTTTGGCCTATCCAAAAGATAAAGCAATTAGCTTTTCCTTGTTTCCACTTCTAATTTGGCTTTCTCTTGCATCAGCGATCGCAATTTATCAAGCGATATATACAACGGATGAATTATTCAATTAACGCAGGAATGGCTGTTAAAAGTTAAACCGAGCAAAAAACTATATCTGATGAAAAAAATACTTGTGACCGGCGGCGCCGGCTTTATCGGCAGCAACTTTATCGCTTATATGCTTCAAAAGTACGACGATTGCAAAATTGTCAATTTGGATAAGCTGACCTATGCGGGAAATTTGGAGAACTTAATTTCAGTGGAAAAGCATCCGAATTATGTATTTGTAAAAGGCGATATCTGCGATAGAGCTGTGACCGACGCCATTTTCAAGGAACATCAAATTGATCATGTGGTTAATTTTGCTGCTGAATCTCATGTAGATAGAAGTATTCTCGGCGCGAAAATCTTTGTGGAAACCAACGTGCTCGGCACACAAAATTTGCTCGAAACCGCTAAAACCTTCGGCGTAGAACGATTTCTCCAAGTCTCAACGGATGAAGTTTATGGCACTTTGGGCAAAACTGGATTTTTTACTGAAGAAACCCCGCTTCAGCCAAACTCGCCATACTCTGCCAGCAAGGCGGGCGCTGATATGATGGTGCGAGCCTATTATGAAACCTTCAAATTGCCGTGCGTTATCACCAGATGCTCAAATAATTATGGTCCCTACCAATTTCCTGAGAAGTTAATTCCATTGATGATTGCAAATGCTTTGAATGATAAACCGCTTCCCGTTTACGGCGATGGAATGAACGTGCGCGATTGGCTTTATGTGGAAGATCACTGCGTAGCTATCGATGTGGCGATGCGCTCAGGCAAAAACGGAGAAGTTTATAATATTGGCGGTCACAATGAAAAGCCGAATATTGAGGTCGTCAAGTTGATTCTTGAAAAGTTAGGCAAACCGGAAAGCTTAATTACTTATGTAACGGATCGGTTAGGTCATGACCGCCGTTACGCCATCGATGCTTCAAAGATCGAACGCGAACTTGGCTGGACGCCGAAAGAAACGTTTGAAACCGGCATGGAGAAAACAGTCAACTGGTATCTTGAACACAAAGCGTGGTGGCAGCGAATTATATCTGGTGAGTATCAAAAATATTATGATTTGCTTTATGCAAACAGAGGATAATTATTGTTAAAAAAACAAAAAACTAACTAAGAGATGTCTTTACAAGAAAAAATAAACAACAAAACAGCCTGTATTGGGGTGGTTGGGTTGGGCTATGTCGGTTTGCCAATAGCCGTTGAATTTGCGCGAAAAGGATTTAAAACAATCGGAATTGATCTGAGCCAGAAAAAAGTGGAAAGCCTTAATCAAGGGGAAAATTACATCCTGGATATTAAGGAACATGAATTCCAAGAAGCTTATAACAACGGTTTCAGAGCCGAGTCGAATTATGACCGAATTGGCGAATGTGACATCATTTACATTTGTGTGCCAACACCGTTTTCCGCCAACAAAGAGCCAGATATTTCTTACATCACTTCAGCAGCTACTTCAATTCAGCCTCATCTTCGCAAGGGACAACTCGTGATTTTAAAAAGCACGACTTTCCCGAACACC
Above is a window of Chloroherpeton thalassium ATCC 35110 DNA encoding:
- the rfbB gene encoding dTDP-glucose 4,6-dehydratase, which translates into the protein MKKILVTGGAGFIGSNFIAYMLQKYDDCKIVNLDKLTYAGNLENLISVEKHPNYVFVKGDICDRAVTDAIFKEHQIDHVVNFAAESHVDRSILGAKIFVETNVLGTQNLLETAKTFGVERFLQVSTDEVYGTLGKTGFFTEETPLQPNSPYSASKAGADMMVRAYYETFKLPCVITRCSNNYGPYQFPEKLIPLMIANALNDKPLPVYGDGMNVRDWLYVEDHCVAIDVAMRSGKNGEVYNIGGHNEKPNIEVVKLILEKLGKPESLITYVTDRLGHDRRYAIDASKIERELGWTPKETFETGMEKTVNWYLEHKAWWQRIISGEYQKYYDLLYANRG